A DNA window from Trichosurus vulpecula isolate mTriVul1 chromosome 2, mTriVul1.pri, whole genome shotgun sequence contains the following coding sequences:
- the LOC118840175 gene encoding putative olfactory receptor 52P1 gives MVGNATIPSFSSFFLVGIPGLEVFHCWLSIPVCFLYALTLMGNGLIILVIREESSLHQPMFFFLCMLAFDDVAIASTTAPRMLDIFWLDAHVIGFDVCLAQMYLVHTFSIIESALLVAMAFDRYVAICHPLHYATILTTPLVIRLGVLSVARGAIMVLPCPLLIKRLRYCTQNVIRHAYCEHMAVVKLACTNTYINRSYGIFVALLVILLDIGLISLSYVKILQAVFQLSSKDARSKALGTCAAHISTILITYIPALFSFLTHRIGKRVPPSLHIIFASMYLLVPPAVNPLVYGVKTKQIRDRVVILFLRKKDKASKH, from the coding sequence ATGGTGGGCAATGCCACCATCCCCAGCTTCTCATCCTTTTTCTTGGTTGGTATTCCTGGTCTAGAAGTCTTCCACTGTTGGTTGAGTATCCCTGTTTGCTTTCTGTATGCCCTGACCCTGATGGGGAATGGCCTCATTATCCTTGTGATAAGAGAAGAATCCAGCCTTCATCAGCccatgttctttttcctttgtatgcTGGCCTTTGATGACGTAGCCATTGCCTCAACCACAGCCCCCAGGATGCTTGACATATTTTGGCTGGATGCTCATGTCATTGGATTTGATGTCTGCTTAGCCCAAATGTATTTAGTCCACACCTTTTCCATCATTGAATCGGCTCTCTTGGTAGCCATGGCCTTTGATCGCTATGTTGCCATCTGCCATCCACTGCATTATGCTACCATCCTGACCACTCCTTTGGTCATCAGGCTAGGGGTGCTAAGTGTGGCTCGAGGTGCCATTATGGTCTTGCCCTGCCCATTGCTCATTAAACGGTTGAGGTATTGTACCCAGAATGTTATACGACATGCCTACTGTGAGCACATGGCTGTGGTGAAGCTTGCCTGTACCAACACCTACATCAATCGTAGCTATGGTATCTTTGTGGCCCTCTTAGTCATACTGCTGGACATTGGACTTATTTCTCTGTCCTATGTCAAGATCCTTCAGGCTGTCTTCCAACTCTCTTCCAAGGATGCCCGCTCTAAGGCACTAGGCACTTGTGCTGCCCATATCAGCACTATCTTGATCACCTATATACCTGCGCTGTTTAGTTTCCTCACCCACCGCATTGGTAAGAGGGTGCCCCCATCCCTTCACATCATCTTTGCAAGCATGTATCTTCTGGTTCCACCAGCAGTTAATCCACTAGTCTATGGTGTAAAGACCAAGCAGATTCGTGACCGAGTGGTCATCCTCTTCCTCAGGAAAAAAGATAAAGCCTCTAAGCACTAG